A stretch of Allostreptomyces psammosilenae DNA encodes these proteins:
- a CDS encoding carbohydrate ABC transporter permease, which translates to MTTTVSPRTTAPAGGKLPPAGGGSRRRPLLPERVRRGGLPYLLLLPALLLEVLIHLAPMAVGVWMSFRELTQFFINNWSAAPFAGLDNFRVAVDVNAPVGEALLNSFLVTCAFTILSVGASWLIGTAAAILMQDTFRGRGLLRATFLIPYALPVYAAVITWSFMLQRDNGLVNHVIVDQLGLTDDRPFWLLGGNSFVALLVVATWKSWPFAFLIVTAGLQSIPQESYEAAAIDGAGMWRRVRHITLPSLRPVNQVLVLVLFLWTFNDFNTPYVLFSEAAPEAADLVSIHIYQSSFATWNFGSGSAMSVLLLLFLLLVTAVYLLLTNRRRES; encoded by the coding sequence ATGACCACCACCGTGTCACCGCGCACCACCGCCCCGGCCGGCGGCAAGCTCCCCCCGGCCGGCGGTGGCAGCCGCCGCCGCCCGCTGCTGCCCGAGCGGGTGCGCCGGGGCGGCCTGCCCTACCTGCTGCTGCTCCCCGCGCTCCTGCTTGAGGTGCTCATCCACCTCGCGCCGATGGCCGTCGGCGTGTGGATGAGCTTCCGCGAACTGACCCAGTTCTTCATCAACAACTGGAGCGCGGCACCGTTCGCCGGCCTGGACAACTTCCGGGTCGCCGTGGACGTCAACGCCCCGGTCGGCGAGGCGCTGCTCAACTCGTTCCTGGTCACCTGCGCCTTCACCATTCTGTCGGTGGGTGCCTCGTGGCTGATCGGGACCGCCGCGGCGATCCTGATGCAGGACACCTTCCGGGGGCGCGGCCTGCTGCGCGCCACCTTCCTGATCCCCTACGCCCTGCCGGTGTACGCGGCCGTGATCACCTGGTCGTTCATGCTCCAGCGGGACAACGGGCTGGTCAACCACGTCATCGTCGACCAGCTCGGCCTGACCGACGACCGGCCGTTCTGGCTGCTGGGCGGGAACAGCTTCGTCGCGCTGCTGGTCGTGGCCACCTGGAAGTCCTGGCCGTTCGCCTTCCTCATCGTCACGGCCGGCCTGCAGTCGATCCCGCAGGAGAGCTACGAGGCCGCCGCCATCGACGGCGCCGGCATGTGGCGGCGCGTCCGGCACATCACCCTGCCGTCGCTGCGGCCGGTCAACCAGGTTCTGGTGCTCGTGCTGTTCCTGTGGACCTTCAACGACTTCAACACGCCCTACGTGCTGTTCTCCGAGGCAGCGCCGGAGGCCGCCGACCTGGTCTCCATCCACATCTACCAGTCGTCCTTCGCCACCTGGAACTTCGGCTCGGGCTCGGCCATGTCCGTCCTGCTGCTGCTCTTCCTGCTGCTGGTGACGGCCGTCTACCTGCTGCTCACCAACCGTCGGAGGGAGAGCTGA
- a CDS encoding carbohydrate ABC transporter permease yields MPRPHRSPSAPPASFLWTRRIVLGALAVFTLVPVYVMVSSSLKSLEDVSGRFQWIPSELTVQPYIDIWSTVPLGRYFLNSLIVAGAATVCSVVIAVFAAYAVSRYRFRGRRVFTITVLSTQMFPGILFLLPLFLIFVNIGNTTGVALYGSRGGLILTYLTFSLPFAIWMLIGYFDSTPKELDEAAMVDGCGPLGALFRVVVPAAVPGIVAVAIYAFMTAWGEVLFASVMTNEATRTLAVGLQGYSTQTNVYWNQVMAASLVVSVPVVIGFLLLQRYLVTGLTAGAVK; encoded by the coding sequence ATGCCCAGGCCCCACCGGTCCCCCTCCGCCCCGCCGGCGTCGTTCCTGTGGACCCGCCGGATCGTGCTCGGCGCGCTCGCCGTGTTCACCCTGGTGCCGGTCTACGTCATGGTCTCCAGCTCGCTGAAGTCGCTGGAGGACGTCTCCGGCCGCTTCCAGTGGATACCGTCCGAGCTGACCGTCCAGCCCTACATCGACATCTGGAGCACCGTCCCGCTCGGCCGGTACTTCCTCAACTCGCTGATCGTCGCCGGTGCCGCCACCGTCTGCTCGGTGGTCATCGCGGTGTTCGCCGCCTACGCGGTGAGCCGGTACCGCTTCCGCGGACGGCGGGTGTTCACCATCACCGTGCTGTCCACCCAGATGTTCCCCGGCATCCTCTTCCTGCTGCCGCTGTTCCTGATCTTCGTCAACATCGGCAACACCACCGGCGTCGCCCTCTACGGCTCCCGCGGCGGGTTGATCCTCACCTACCTCACCTTCTCGCTGCCGTTCGCCATCTGGATGCTCATCGGGTACTTCGACTCCACGCCGAAGGAGCTCGACGAGGCCGCCATGGTCGACGGCTGCGGCCCGCTCGGCGCGCTCTTCCGGGTCGTCGTCCCCGCGGCGGTCCCCGGCATCGTCGCCGTGGCCATCTACGCCTTCATGACCGCCTGGGGCGAGGTGCTGTTCGCCTCGGTCATGACCAACGAGGCCACCCGCACCCTCGCCGTCGGCCTCCAGGGCTACTCCACCCAGACCAACGTCTACTGGAACCAGGTCATGGCCGCGTCGCTGGTGGTCAGCGTGCCGGTGGTGATCGGCTTCCTGCTCCTGCAGCGCTACCTCGTCACCGGCCTGACCGCCGGAGCCGTGAAGTGA
- a CDS encoding ABC transporter substrate-binding protein — MRRRRAAAAALLVTSLAAAVTGCGGGGAAQGSNDNPTTLTYWASNQGADLEADKAILTPELEKFEERTGIHVELEVVPWSDLLNRILAATASGEGPDVLNIGNTWSASLQATGALLPWTEENFERIGGRDRFLDAAVASAGAPGQDPAAVPLYSLSYALYYNKAMFEEAGIEQPPATWDEFVEVGKRLTGDGRYGFGLEGSNLSNNIHQAYVLARQHGGDFFDESGEPTFTDPGAVEGVKQWIDFMAEDGIVAPGNAEYAQNQSLQDFATGKTAMLLWQAAGTTFESFGMSEDDYGVAPVPTPSGTPGQGTEVNSMVAGINLAVFDNTDNLDGALEFVEFMTSDEEQAVLNAAYGSIPAVESAQDDPAFDTPALNVLKDALATSAVPLPQVPEESQFETAVGTAIKDLFAEAAAGREVTTELVAERLTEAQQQVG, encoded by the coding sequence ATGCGCAGACGACGCGCCGCGGCAGCGGCACTCCTGGTCACCTCGCTCGCCGCCGCCGTCACCGGCTGCGGGGGCGGCGGCGCCGCCCAGGGCAGCAACGACAACCCGACCACGCTGACCTACTGGGCCAGCAACCAGGGCGCCGACCTGGAGGCGGACAAGGCGATCCTCACGCCGGAACTGGAGAAGTTCGAGGAACGGACCGGCATCCACGTCGAGCTGGAGGTCGTCCCCTGGAGCGACCTGCTCAACCGCATCCTGGCCGCCACCGCCTCCGGCGAGGGCCCCGACGTCCTCAACATCGGCAACACCTGGTCCGCCTCCCTCCAGGCCACCGGCGCGCTGCTGCCCTGGACGGAGGAGAACTTCGAGCGGATCGGCGGCCGGGACCGCTTCCTCGACGCCGCTGTCGCCTCCGCGGGCGCCCCGGGCCAGGACCCGGCGGCCGTCCCGCTGTACTCCCTCTCCTACGCCCTCTACTACAACAAGGCGATGTTCGAGGAGGCCGGCATCGAGCAGCCGCCCGCCACCTGGGACGAGTTCGTGGAGGTCGGCAAGCGGCTCACCGGCGACGGCCGGTACGGCTTCGGCCTGGAGGGATCCAACCTCTCCAACAACATCCACCAGGCCTACGTGCTCGCCCGGCAGCACGGCGGCGACTTCTTCGACGAGTCCGGCGAGCCCACCTTCACCGACCCCGGCGCCGTCGAAGGCGTCAAGCAGTGGATCGACTTCATGGCCGAGGACGGCATCGTCGCCCCCGGCAACGCCGAGTACGCGCAGAACCAGTCCCTCCAGGACTTCGCCACCGGCAAGACCGCGATGCTGCTGTGGCAGGCCGCCGGCACCACCTTCGAGTCCTTCGGCATGAGCGAGGACGACTACGGCGTCGCCCCCGTCCCGACGCCCTCCGGCACCCCCGGCCAGGGCACCGAGGTCAACTCCATGGTCGCCGGCATCAACCTCGCCGTCTTCGACAACACCGACAACCTCGACGGCGCCCTGGAATTCGTCGAGTTCATGACGAGCGACGAGGAGCAGGCCGTCCTCAACGCCGCCTACGGCTCCATCCCCGCCGTCGAGTCCGCCCAGGACGACCCCGCGTTCGACACCCCGGCGCTGAACGTCCTCAAGGACGCCCTCGCCACCAGCGCCGTCCCGCTGCCGCAGGTGCCCGAGGAGTCGCAGTTCGAGACCGCCGTCGGCACCGCCATCAAGGACCTCTTCGCCGAGGCCGCCGCGGGGCGCGAGGTCACCACCGAGCTGGTGGCGGAACGCCTCACCGAGGCCCAGCAGCAGGTCGGGTAG